One genomic window of Quercus lobata isolate SW786 chromosome 9, ValleyOak3.0 Primary Assembly, whole genome shotgun sequence includes the following:
- the LOC115960810 gene encoding 12-oxophytodienoate reductase 2-like, with protein MAAEAPTIPLLTPYKLGRFNLSHRVVMAPLTRVRSYGNVPRPHAILYYSQRASKGGLLIAEATGVSDTAQGYPDTPGIWTKEQVEAWKPIVDAVHAKGGIFFCQIWHVGRVSNQGFQPNGQAPISSTDKPLTPQANGTDNPKFTLPRRLRTEEIPQIINDFRLAARNAIEAGFDGVEIHGAHGYLIDQFMKDQVNDRTDQYGGSLENHCRFALGTVEAVANEIGADRVGIRLSPFADYMESGDSNPEALGLYMAESLNKYGILYCHMVEPRMKTAEEKSESSHSLLPMRKAFKGHFFVAGGYDREDGNKAIAESRADLVVYGRLFLANPDLPKRFKLNAPLNKYNRDTFYISDPALGYTDYPFLEDTA; from the exons atggctgctgaagctcccacaattccTCTTCTTACTCCTTACAAACTGGGCAGGTTCAATCTTTCCCATAG AGTTGTTATGGCACCATTGACCAGAGTCAGATCTTATGGCAATGTTCCTCGGCCACATGCTATCTTATATTATTCTCAAAGAGCCTCTAAAGGTGGTCTACTAATAGCTGAAGCCACTGGAGTTTCTGACACTGCTCAAGG GTATCCAGACACACCCGGTATATGGACAAAAGAACAAGTTGAAGCATGGAAACCCATCGTAGATGCTGTTCATGCCAAAGgtggaattttcttttgtcaaaTTTGGCATGTGGGGAGGGTTTCAAATCAAG GTTTTCAGCCAAATGGTCAAGCTCCAATATCTTCCACTGACAAGCCTTTGACCCCTCAAGCTAATGGAACTGACAATCCAAAGTTCACTCTTCCAAGGCGACTGAGGACAGAGGAAATTCCTCAAATTATCAATGATTTTAGACTTGCTGCAAGGAATGCTATTGAAGCTG GTTTTGATGGAGTTGAGATCCATGGGGCTCATGGTTACCTAATTGACCAGTTTATGAAGGATCAAGTGAATGATCGAACAGATCAATATGGTGGATCCCTTGAAAATCATTGCCGGTTTGCTCTGGGAACAGTTGAAGCTGTTGCTAATGAGATAGGAGCAGACAGGGTTGGAATAAGGCTATCTCCTTTTGCAGACTATATGGAATCTGGAGACTCAAATCCAGAAGCTTTGGGCCTTTACATGGCTGAATCCTTAAACAAATATGGGATTCTTTATTGCCACATGGTTGAGCCAAGAATGAAGACAGCTGAAGAAAAGAGTGAAAGTTCCCATAGTCTTTTGCCAATGAGAAAGGCTTTTAAGGGTCATTTTTTTGTTGCTGGGGGTTATGACAGGGAAGATGGGAACAAAGCTATTGCTGAAAGCCGTGCAGATCTTGTTGTTTATGGTCGTCTGTTTTTAGCCAATCCCGATTTGCCTAAGAGATTTAAACTCAATGCTCCTCTCAACAAGTACAACAGAGACACATTCTACATCTCTGATCCTGCTCTTGGATACACTGATTATCCATTCCTTGAAGACACTGCTTAG